From Verrucomicrobiota bacterium JB022, one genomic window encodes:
- the fbaA gene encoding class II fructose-bisphosphate aldolase translates to MPIATPKQFAAMLDAAQQGGYAYPAINCTSIVTLNAAMKAFADTKSDGIIQFSTGAGSFASGVNHKNEAFGVIVLAEAAHRLAEQYNVLIGLNTDHCPPNKVDSFMKPLIEATAKRRAKGENNLFNNHMLDASNLPLEENMALSKELMKLCAANEIVLEVEAGVVGGEEDGAAGSHDTPQDKLYTTTEDMLAVYEALNPLGRFTFAATFGNVHGHYKPGAVKLRPDILKQGQDAVMAKYGKGAEMDLVFHGGSGSLLSEIRETLGYGVVKMNIDTDAQYAFTRPVVDHIFKNYDGVMKIDGEVGNKKAYDPRGYLKKAEEGMAARIAEGCSDLLSVGKTLFGQV, encoded by the coding sequence ATGCCCATCGCCACTCCCAAACAATTTGCCGCGATGTTGGATGCCGCCCAGCAGGGTGGCTACGCCTACCCGGCGATCAACTGCACCTCGATCGTGACGCTGAACGCTGCGATGAAGGCCTTCGCGGACACGAAGTCTGACGGCATCATCCAGTTCTCCACCGGCGCCGGTTCATTCGCCAGCGGCGTGAACCACAAGAACGAAGCCTTTGGTGTGATCGTGCTCGCCGAAGCCGCCCACCGCCTGGCCGAGCAATACAACGTGCTCATCGGTCTGAATACCGACCACTGCCCGCCCAACAAGGTCGACAGCTTCATGAAGCCGCTGATCGAAGCCACGGCCAAGCGTCGCGCCAAGGGTGAAAACAACCTCTTCAACAACCACATGCTCGACGCTTCCAACCTGCCGTTGGAAGAAAATATGGCCCTCTCCAAGGAGCTGATGAAGCTCTGCGCGGCCAACGAGATCGTGCTCGAAGTCGAAGCCGGTGTGGTCGGTGGTGAAGAAGACGGCGCCGCTGGCAGCCACGACACCCCGCAAGACAAGCTTTACACCACGACCGAAGACATGCTGGCCGTTTACGAAGCGCTGAACCCGCTCGGCCGCTTCACCTTCGCCGCCACCTTCGGTAACGTGCACGGCCACTACAAGCCCGGCGCCGTGAAGCTGCGCCCCGACATCCTCAAGCAAGGTCAGGATGCCGTGATGGCCAAGTATGGCAAGGGTGCCGAAATGGACCTCGTGTTCCACGGCGGCTCCGGCTCCCTCCTCTCCGAAATCCGCGAGACCCTCGGCTACGGCGTGGTGAAGATGAACATCGACACCGACGCGCAATACGCCTTCACCCGCCCCGTGGTCGACCACATCTTCAAGAACTACGACGGTGTGATGAAGATCGACGGCGAAGTGGGCAACAAGAAGGCCTACGACCCCCGCGGCTACCTCAAGAAGGCCGAAGAAGGCATGGCCGCCCGCATTGCGGAAGGCTGCTCTGACCTCCTC